From Cucumis melo cultivar AY chromosome 1, USDA_Cmelo_AY_1.0, whole genome shotgun sequence, a single genomic window includes:
- the LOC127148599 gene encoding exopolygalacturonase-like, translating to MTRNLSLVIQILLLVFASQCSAKVAATLDDVTGTENLLKVTVPTVNEQFLRPAGAPRRLGIGTLPDIGSTVNDIRANIVLNENGGSVFDVTKHGAKADGETDDAQAFMTTWIAACRNTVGPAKFLIPQGTYLVGPVTFAGPCKSFPITLENQGTVKATTDISEYSSPEWFSIEDITGFILTGSGVFDGQGVTVWPYNDCKKNRFCQLLPISIKFSRLNHTIVDGLTSVNSMGFHTSVFYCYNFTATNMKIIAPHNSPNTDGMHLSTSKLVTITNSVIGTGDDCVSIGHSTENIVVTNVTCGPGHGLSVGSLGKYSKEKSVYNVLVKNCTIFNATNGARIKTWASRISGLASGIIFEDIVMYNVKNPIIIDQTYGTKKKKVSNWKISDVHFKNIRGTSTTNVAVLLECSELLPCEGVELRDINLTYGGTNLRNTTIVSSCSNAKIATFGVQNPPPCVV from the exons ATGACAAGAAATCTTAGCCTCGTCATTCAAATCCTTCTCTTAGTATTTGCTTCGCAATGCTCTGCAAAGGTTGCTGCCACCTTGGACGACGTCACCGGCACTGAAAATCTTCTTAAGGTGACCGTACCAACAGTAAATGAGCAGTTTCTTCGTCCTGCAGGAGCACCCCGGCGTCTTGGCATCGGTACTCTACCCGACATTGGCAGCACGGTGAATGACATTAGGGCAAATATTGTTCTAAATGAGAATGGTGGGTCAGTTTTTGATGTTACAAAACATGGAGCTAAAGCTGATGGGGAGACCGATGATGCACAG GCATTCATGACAACATGGATTGCAGCTTGCCGGAATACAGTCGGTCCGGCGAAGTTCTTGATCCCACAAGGCACATATCTGGTGGGTCCGGTGACTTTTGCCGGTCCGTGCAAAAGCTTTCCGATCACCCTCGAAAATCAAGGAACTGTGAAGGCCACAACCGATATTAGTGAATATTCATCTCCTGAATGGTTCTCCATTGAAGATATTACTGGCTTCATCCTCACCGGCTCCGGCGTCTTTGACGGTCAAGGCGTCACCGTTTGGCCCTATAATGACTGCAAGAAAAACAGATTTTGCCAACTTCTTCCAATC tCGATTAAATTCTCGAGATTAAATCACACGATCGTTGATGGGCTCACTTCAGTAAACAGCATGGGATTCCACACTTCCGTATTCTACTGTTACAATTTCACTGCTACTAACATGAAAATTATAGCTCCACATAATAGTCCGAACACCGATGGAATGCACCTTAGCACCTCAAAATTGGTCACCATTACCAACAGTGTCATTGGCACCGGTGATGATTGTGTCTCCATCGGCCACAGTACTGAGAATATCGTTGTCACCAATGTCACTTGCGGCCCAGGACATGGCCTCAG CGTGGGCAGCTTGGGCAAGTACTCAAAAGAGAAAAGTGTCTACAACGTTTTAGTAAAGAATTGTACCATTTTCAATGCCACCAATGGTGCAAGAATCAAGACATGGGCTAGCCGTATCTCGGGGTTAGCCTCAGGAATAATCTTCGAGGACATTGTAATGTACAATGTAAAAAATCCTATAATCATCGACCAAACCTATGGCACTAAAAAGAAGAAG GTTTCAAATTGGAAGATCAGCGATGTTCATTTCAAGAACATTCGTGGGACATCAACAACGAACGTGGCAGTATTGTTGGAGTGTAGTGAGTTGCTTCCATGCGAGGGGGTGGAACTAAGGGACATTAACTTGACTTATGGAGGCACCAACTTGAGGAATACGACCATTGTTTCTTCATGTTCGAATGCAAAGATTGCAACTTTTGGGGTTCAAAATCCACCACCATGTGTTGTATAA